One Lycium barbarum isolate Lr01 chromosome 5, ASM1917538v2, whole genome shotgun sequence genomic window carries:
- the LOC132640342 gene encoding E3 ubiquitin-protein ligase SDIR1: MSFVFRGARADIDPGFPGLIPERRAVRVHAARPVNTNSLAFLVTVLLLFMILNSHQMSPNFLLWLVLGVFFMATTLRMYATCQQLQAQAQAHAVAASGLLGPTELRLHMPPSIALATRGRLRGLRLQLALLDREFDDLDYETLRALDSDDVPTTPSMTEEEINALPVHKYKFSGPQSAGSSTQPTSSSGSTEKQQEPASAVGGTKNSDDELTCSVCLEQVNDGELIRSLPCLHQFHANCIDPWLRQRGTCPVCKFRAGSRWDENGQGGEDAYDMV; the protein is encoded by the exons ATGAGTTTTGTTTTCCGAGGCGCTAGAGCAGATATAGATCCTGGTTTTCCAGGATTGATCCCTGAGCGTCGTGCAGTG CGTGTCCATGCAGCTCGGCCAGTTAATACTAACTCACTAGCTTTTCTTGTCACGG TGCTCTTGCTGTTCATGATTCTAAATTCTCATCAAATGTCACCAAACTTTCTG CTGTGGTTGGTGCTTGGTGTCTTCTTCATGGCGACAACCCTTAGGATGTATGCAACCTGTCAGCAGCTTCAAGCCCAGGCACAAGCTCATGCTGTTGCTGCCAGTGGCCTTCTTGGTCCTACAGAGTTGCGGTTGCATATGCCCCCATCCATAGCACTTGCAACCAGAGGACGGTTGCGGGGCCTCAGACTACAGCTTGCACTTCTTGACAGGGAATTTGATGACTTAG ATTATGAAACGTTGAGGGCACTGGATTCTGATGATGTTCCTACAACACCATCTATGACCGAGGAAGAGATAAATGCCCTTCCTGTTCACAAGTATAAGTTTTCTGGACCCCAAAG TGCTGGTTCATCAACACAACCGACATCTTCTTCAGGGTCCACTGAG AAGCAGCAAGAACCTGCAAGTGCTGTAGGAGGTACAAAGAACTCAGACGACGAACTAACTTGTAGTGTCTGTTTGGAGCAAGTCAATGACGGGGAACTCATTCGTAGCTTGCCTTGCTTACATCAG TTTCATGCAAACTGCATCGACCCATGGCTACGGCAACGGGGAACTTGCCCTGTCTGCAAATTTAGGGCCGGGTCCAGGTGGGATGAGAATGGACAGGGAGGAGAAGATGCTTATGATATGGTGTAG